The Streptomyces sp. NBC_00670 genome window below encodes:
- a CDS encoding sensor histidine kinase: protein MRRRLGEAGHRLAESWHRLDVTLRDLPLALFLFAGSFIPALSSNGTVLGGVPDRSHDALAVVVIVLESLPLAVRRRWPALTLALVSCGFATDQLRGYHTFAGTAMAIALLSTGSHLERHRRICLALLTAAYVPLAITLSQLGSTDAGGTGESPEGFVVFYVALGLAWGAGGWLRTNRIAEAERRKRVEVETRTAERTRIARELHDVVTHHVTAMVVQAEAARYLTAAPERLEQSLSAVSDTGRRAITDLRHLLDLLNPDHGTGTGSGEPKEPRTPAVGRVLTLVEQTRRAGQPVEFTEEGTPPESTGSADLVAYRVVQEALTNALKYAHGSRTSVQVRHGEREITVEVSTDGTGSRSANVGGSGRGLAGLRERVDVLGGDFSAGAGTGGGFVVRARIPARSGS, encoded by the coding sequence ATGCGGCGCAGACTCGGCGAGGCGGGACACCGCCTCGCCGAGTCGTGGCATCGCCTGGACGTCACTCTCCGCGACCTGCCGCTCGCGCTGTTCCTCTTCGCCGGCTCGTTCATCCCGGCGCTGAGCAGCAACGGCACCGTCCTCGGAGGCGTACCGGACCGCTCCCACGACGCACTGGCCGTCGTGGTGATCGTCCTGGAGTCCCTTCCGCTCGCGGTCCGCAGGCGCTGGCCGGCCCTCACACTGGCCCTGGTGAGCTGCGGGTTCGCCACCGATCAGCTGCGCGGCTACCACACCTTCGCGGGCACCGCGATGGCCATCGCCCTGCTGAGCACCGGCTCGCACCTCGAACGGCACCGCCGGATCTGCCTCGCCCTCCTCACCGCCGCGTACGTGCCGCTGGCGATCACGCTCTCGCAGCTCGGCTCGACCGATGCGGGCGGCACCGGCGAGTCCCCCGAGGGGTTCGTGGTGTTCTACGTGGCGCTGGGCCTCGCCTGGGGCGCCGGAGGCTGGCTGCGGACCAACCGGATCGCGGAGGCCGAGCGCCGCAAGCGGGTCGAGGTGGAGACGCGGACCGCCGAACGCACCCGGATCGCCCGGGAACTGCACGACGTGGTGACGCACCACGTGACCGCGATGGTGGTGCAGGCGGAGGCCGCCCGCTATCTGACCGCCGCGCCGGAACGCCTTGAGCAGTCCCTGAGCGCCGTCTCCGACACCGGCCGCCGGGCCATCACCGACCTGCGGCACCTGCTGGACCTGCTCAACCCCGACCACGGCACCGGCACCGGCTCGGGCGAGCCCAAGGAGCCCAGGACACCGGCCGTCGGCCGCGTCCTCACCCTCGTGGAACAGACCCGCCGGGCGGGCCAGCCGGTGGAGTTCACCGAGGAGGGCACCCCGCCGGAGTCCACCGGCAGCGCCGATCTCGTGGCCTACCGGGTGGTGCAGGAAGCACTGACCAACGCCCTCAAGTACGCTCACGGCAGCCGGACTTCGGTCCAGGTGCGACACGGCGAGAGGGAGATCACGGTGGAGGTCAGCACGGACGGCACCGGTTCGCGGTCCGCCAACGTCGGCGGCAGCGGACGGGGCCTGGCCGGTCTGCGCGAGCGGGTCGACGTCCTCGGCGGCGACTTCAGCGCGGGTGCCGGCACGGGCGGCGGCTTCGTCGTCCGGGCGCGGATACCGGCGCGGAGCGGCTCGTGA
- a CDS encoding response regulator transcription factor: MSTPPRFPGAPAAPGAAPTRVVVCDDQALIRMGLVTIIDAQPDMEVAGECGDGQAGVELAQKLKPDVVVMDIRMPVLDGLEATRLLAGAGVAHPVKVLVVTTFNLDEYVYEALRAGASGFLLKDAPPDRLLHGIRTVAMGAALLDPDVTRQLVGRYAARIRPTEGTPQDIPLTPRELEVLRLIADGLSNSEIAAALVISQETVKTFVSRILTKLNLRDRVQAVVYAFRHGLTT, encoded by the coding sequence GTGAGCACCCCGCCCCGGTTCCCGGGCGCCCCGGCGGCGCCCGGGGCCGCCCCGACCCGGGTCGTGGTCTGCGACGACCAGGCGCTGATCCGGATGGGCCTGGTCACGATCATCGACGCGCAGCCCGACATGGAGGTGGCGGGCGAGTGCGGCGACGGCCAGGCCGGCGTCGAACTCGCCCAGAAGCTCAAGCCGGACGTCGTCGTCATGGACATCCGGATGCCGGTCCTCGACGGCCTGGAGGCCACCCGCCTGCTGGCCGGCGCGGGGGTCGCCCACCCCGTCAAGGTGCTCGTGGTCACCACGTTCAACCTGGACGAGTACGTGTACGAGGCGCTGCGCGCCGGGGCGAGCGGCTTCCTCCTCAAGGACGCCCCGCCGGACCGTCTGCTGCACGGCATCCGCACGGTGGCCATGGGCGCGGCGCTGCTCGACCCCGACGTCACCCGGCAGCTCGTCGGCCGCTACGCCGCCCGCATCCGCCCCACCGAGGGCACCCCGCAGGACATTCCGCTCACCCCGCGTGAGCTGGAGGTGCTGCGCCTGATCGCGGACGGACTGTCCAACAGCGAGATCGCGGCGGCCCTCGTCATCAGCCAGGAGACGGTGAAGACGTTCGTCTCCCGCATCCTCACCAAGCTGAACCTGCGCGACCGCGTCCAGGCGGTGGTCTACGCGTTCCGGCACGGCCTGACGACCTGA
- the murQ gene encoding N-acetylmuramic acid 6-phosphate etherase translates to MTPSLPPDAPRDLRAQLETLTTEAFRPELAGIDQLSTLEIATLMNGEDATVPAAVAARLPEIAAAIDALAERMARGGRLLYAGAGTAGRLGVLDASECPPTFNTEPTRVVGLIAGGPGAVVTSVEGAEDSKVLAEDDLRALGLTPDDTVVGVSASGRTPYAIGAVEHARACGALTIGLACNAGSALAAAADHGIEVVVGPELLTGSTRLKAGTAQKLVLNMLSTITMIRLGKTYGNLMVDVRASNDKLRARSHRIVSLATDAPDWQIEVALTATDGEVKPAILMLLADVNAATAAHLLRENGGHLRASLKAATDPAHR, encoded by the coding sequence ATGACCCCCTCCCTGCCCCCGGACGCCCCCCGCGACCTGCGCGCCCAGCTGGAGACCCTGACGACCGAGGCGTTCCGCCCGGAGCTGGCCGGTATCGACCAGCTCTCCACCCTGGAGATCGCCACCCTGATGAACGGCGAGGACGCCACCGTCCCGGCCGCCGTCGCCGCCCGGCTGCCGGAGATCGCCGCCGCGATCGACGCCCTCGCGGAGCGCATGGCCCGGGGCGGCCGGCTCCTCTACGCGGGCGCGGGCACCGCCGGGCGGCTCGGGGTGCTGGACGCCTCCGAGTGCCCGCCCACCTTCAACACCGAGCCGACGCGGGTGGTGGGCCTGATCGCGGGCGGTCCCGGCGCGGTGGTGACGTCCGTGGAGGGCGCCGAGGACTCCAAGGTGCTCGCGGAGGACGACCTGCGGGCGCTCGGCCTCACCCCCGACGACACGGTGGTCGGCGTCTCCGCCTCCGGCCGCACCCCGTACGCCATCGGCGCCGTCGAACACGCCCGTGCGTGCGGGGCGTTGACGATCGGCCTGGCCTGCAACGCGGGCAGCGCGCTGGCCGCCGCCGCGGACCACGGCATCGAGGTCGTCGTCGGCCCCGAACTCCTCACCGGTTCCACGCGCCTGAAGGCGGGCACGGCACAGAAGCTCGTCCTGAACATGCTGTCGACGATCACGATGATCCGGCTCGGCAAGACGTACGGGAACCTGATGGTCGACGTCCGCGCCTCCAACGACAAGCTCCGCGCCCGCTCCCACCGCATCGTCTCCCTGGCCACGGACGCCCCGGACTGGCAGATCGAGGTCGCCCTGACGGCGACGGACGGCGAGGTGAAGCCCGCGATCCTGATGCTGCTGGCCGACGTCAACGCGGCGACGGCCGCGCACCTGCTGCGCGAGAACGGCGGCCATCTGCGGGCCTCGCTCAAGGCGGCGACGGACCCGGCGCACCGCTGA
- a CDS encoding MurR/RpiR family transcriptional regulator codes for MRYDLKETSGAPPAPPAPAALAAKVRTLAPSMTRSMQRVAETVAADPAGCAALTVTGLAERTGTSEATVVRTARLLGYPGYRDLRLALAGLAAHQQSGRAPAVTADIAVDDPLADVVAKLAHDEQQTLADTAAGLDTAQLGAAVAALVAARRIDVYGVGASGLVAQDLTQKLLRIGLMAQAHSDPHLAVTNAVQLRAKDVAVAITHSGSTGDVIEPLRVAFERGATTVAITGRPGGPVAQYADHVLTTSTARESELRPAAMSSRTSQLLVVDCLFIGIAQRTYETAAPALAASYEALAHRHAPRGGGSSR; via the coding sequence GTGAGGTACGACCTGAAGGAAACTTCCGGAGCGCCCCCTGCGCCGCCCGCTCCCGCCGCGCTCGCCGCGAAGGTGCGGACGCTCGCTCCGTCGATGACGCGTTCGATGCAGCGTGTCGCCGAGACCGTCGCCGCCGACCCGGCCGGCTGTGCCGCGCTCACCGTCACCGGCCTCGCCGAGCGCACCGGCACCAGCGAGGCCACGGTCGTGCGCACCGCCCGGCTGCTCGGCTACCCCGGCTACCGCGATCTGCGGCTCGCGCTCGCCGGGCTCGCCGCGCACCAGCAGTCCGGCCGCGCCCCCGCCGTCACGGCCGACATCGCGGTGGACGACCCGCTCGCCGACGTCGTCGCCAAGCTCGCCCACGACGAGCAGCAGACCCTCGCCGACACCGCCGCCGGACTGGACACCGCACAGCTCGGCGCGGCCGTCGCGGCGCTCGTGGCGGCCCGGCGGATCGACGTGTACGGGGTCGGCGCGTCCGGCCTCGTCGCGCAGGACCTCACGCAGAAGCTGCTGCGCATAGGGCTGATGGCGCAGGCGCACAGCGATCCGCACCTCGCCGTCACCAACGCGGTGCAACTGCGCGCGAAGGACGTGGCCGTCGCCATCACCCATTCGGGTTCCACGGGCGACGTCATCGAGCCGCTGCGGGTCGCGTTCGAACGCGGCGCGACCACCGTCGCGATCACCGGCCGGCCCGGCGGCCCGGTCGCCCAGTACGCCGATCACGTCCTGACGACGTCCACGGCCCGCGAGAGCGAGCTGCGGCCGGCCGCGATGTCCTCCCGTACGAGTCAACTGCTCGTCGTGGACTGCCTGTTCATAGGGATCGCCCAGCGCACGTACGAGACGGCGGCGCCCGCGCTGGCCGCGTCGTACGAGGCGCTCGCCCACCGTCACGCGCCCCGCGGCGGCGGCTCGTCACGCTGA
- a CDS encoding DUF4031 domain-containing protein, giving the protein MTIYVDPPTWPGHGRLWSHLVSDVSYAELHAFADALGVPRRAFERDHYDLPSHRYADAVAAGAVEVSSREVVRLLTLAGLRRRKGSVLP; this is encoded by the coding sequence GTGACGATATACGTCGACCCGCCCACCTGGCCCGGCCACGGCCGCCTGTGGTCGCACCTGGTCAGTGACGTCTCCTACGCCGAACTCCACGCGTTCGCCGACGCGTTGGGCGTACCGCGCCGCGCCTTCGAACGCGACCACTACGACCTCCCGTCGCACCGGTACGCCGACGCGGTGGCCGCGGGAGCGGTGGAGGTGAGCAGCCGGGAGGTGGTGCGGCTGCTGACCCTGGCGGGGCTGCGGCGGCGGAAGGGGAGCGTGCTGCCGTGA
- a CDS encoding GNAT family N-acetyltransferase, whose product MQTMGGEQVTEAVAYAVSVLEEGAGRDWEGTKAGASEWSCRFTAEHLAGTLIAYAGRLAARARQDVGFGTVLDDDAGNADILDVLRTGGALLAAAIATAPREARAFHPYPYGSANREGFAAMGVTEVLLHTYDMATGLGLPYDPPAELCKGALERIFPHVRPGHAPWPTLLWATGRGDLPGRPPVTEWRWRNNLVIPAERLTLQGVTPAAAADLAAGGPGGFDWVDDGPYEGEEAGEAGTRTAAGMMRQAYEQGRHRPEWGIFALVREEDGRAVGAMGFHGPPDEEERVEVGYDLAASARGNGYATQALRALSAWAVARDDVRTVFAKTAPANTASQAVLTRGGFRPVPSEGDLRVYELRSEKA is encoded by the coding sequence ATGCAGACCATGGGCGGGGAACAGGTGACCGAAGCCGTCGCGTACGCGGTGTCCGTGCTGGAGGAGGGCGCCGGACGGGACTGGGAGGGGACCAAGGCCGGCGCCTCGGAGTGGAGTTGCCGGTTCACCGCGGAGCACCTCGCCGGCACCCTGATCGCGTACGCGGGGCGGCTGGCGGCCCGGGCCCGGCAGGACGTCGGCTTCGGCACCGTCCTCGACGACGACGCCGGCAACGCCGACATCCTGGACGTGCTGCGCACCGGCGGCGCCCTGCTCGCCGCCGCGATCGCCACCGCGCCCCGCGAGGCGCGCGCCTTCCACCCGTACCCGTACGGCAGCGCGAACCGCGAGGGCTTCGCCGCGATGGGCGTCACGGAAGTCCTGCTGCACACCTACGACATGGCCACCGGACTCGGCCTCCCCTACGACCCGCCGGCCGAGCTGTGCAAGGGCGCACTGGAGCGGATCTTTCCGCACGTACGCCCCGGGCACGCCCCCTGGCCCACGCTCCTGTGGGCGACAGGGCGCGGCGACCTGCCCGGCCGGCCCCCGGTCACCGAGTGGCGCTGGCGCAACAACCTGGTGATCCCCGCCGAACGCCTCACCCTCCAGGGCGTCACCCCCGCGGCCGCCGCCGACCTCGCCGCGGGCGGCCCCGGCGGCTTCGACTGGGTCGACGACGGTCCCTACGAGGGCGAGGAGGCGGGCGAGGCCGGCACGCGGACGGCGGCCGGGATGATGCGGCAGGCGTACGAGCAGGGGAGGCACCGGCCGGAGTGGGGCATCTTCGCCCTGGTCCGCGAGGAGGACGGCCGCGCCGTCGGCGCCATGGGCTTCCACGGGCCGCCGGACGAGGAGGAACGCGTCGAGGTCGGCTACGACCTGGCCGCCTCCGCCCGCGGCAACGGGTACGCCACACAGGCGCTGCGCGCGCTGTCGGCCTGGGCGGTGGCCCGCGACGACGTGCGGACCGTGTTCGCGAAGACGGCCCCGGCGAACACCGCGTCCCAGGCCGTTCTGACCCGCGGGGGCTTCCGTCCCGTCCCGTCCGAGGGCGACCTGCGCGTCTACGAGCTACGGAGCGAGAAGGCGTGA
- a CDS encoding HD domain-containing protein — MTRRAPDPAVLRVRWRETLLAARGDHPGPDPDPYADDLLRRWSEPQRRYHTPTHLTAVLDHVDTLHAHAEDPAAVRLAAWFHDAVYLPDRSENEERSARLAVRALTEAGVPEARTAEVARLVRLTVTHAPEPGDRDGAVLCDADLAILASPSDAYAAYTAQVREEYAFVPDDAFRAGRADVLEQLLALPRLFSTPYGAEAWEEPARRNLRAERDLLTS, encoded by the coding sequence ATGACCCGTCGCGCCCCCGACCCCGCCGTCCTCCGCGTCCGCTGGCGCGAGACCCTGCTCGCCGCCCGCGGCGACCACCCGGGACCCGACCCGGACCCGTACGCCGACGACCTCCTCCGCCGCTGGTCGGAGCCGCAGCGGCGCTACCACACGCCCACCCACCTCACCGCCGTCCTCGACCACGTCGACACGCTGCACGCGCACGCCGAGGACCCCGCCGCCGTCCGTCTCGCCGCCTGGTTCCACGACGCCGTCTACCTCCCCGACCGCTCCGAGAACGAGGAGCGTTCGGCGCGGCTGGCCGTCCGGGCGCTCACGGAGGCGGGGGTGCCGGAGGCCCGTACCGCCGAGGTCGCGCGCCTCGTCCGCCTCACCGTCACCCACGCCCCCGAGCCCGGTGACCGCGACGGTGCCGTCCTCTGCGACGCCGACCTCGCGATCCTCGCGTCCCCGTCCGATGCGTACGCGGCCTACACGGCCCAGGTCCGCGAGGAGTACGCCTTCGTGCCGGACGACGCCTTCCGTGCCGGGCGGGCGGATGTGCTGGAGCAACTGCTCGCGCTGCCACGCCTGTTCAGCACGCCGTACGGTGCCGAGGCATGGGAGGAGCCGGCCCGCCGCAACCTTCGCGCGGAACGTGATCTCCTGACTTCCTGA
- a CDS encoding DinB family protein, whose translation MSDTMDSTAQTLTGERADLLESLRKHRQFLTFTARDLDEEQAGRRTTASELCVGGLIKHVTSVERGWAEFIVKGTSAMPDFTSFTEKDFARRADEFRMLPGDTVAGILAEYAKVAGRTDEIVATLPDLDVSHPLPKAPWFQADTSWSARRVLLHIIAETAQHAGHADIIREALDGAKTMG comes from the coding sequence ATGAGCGACACCATGGACTCCACCGCGCAGACCCTCACCGGCGAGCGCGCCGACCTCCTTGAGTCCCTGCGCAAGCACCGGCAGTTCCTCACCTTCACCGCCCGCGACCTCGACGAGGAGCAGGCCGGCCGGCGGACCACGGCGAGCGAGCTGTGCGTGGGCGGCCTGATCAAGCACGTCACGTCGGTCGAGCGGGGCTGGGCGGAGTTCATCGTGAAGGGCACCTCGGCGATGCCGGACTTCACCTCCTTCACGGAGAAGGACTTCGCCCGCCGGGCCGACGAGTTCCGGATGCTGCCCGGCGACACGGTCGCCGGGATCCTCGCCGAGTACGCGAAGGTCGCCGGCCGCACGGACGAGATCGTCGCGACCCTGCCCGACCTGGACGTCTCCCACCCGCTGCCGAAGGCCCCCTGGTTCCAGGCGGACACCAGCTGGTCGGCCCGCCGGGTCCTGCTGCACATCATCGCCGAGACCGCCCAGCACGCCGGCCACGCCGACATCATCCGCGAGGCCCTGGACGGCGCGAAGACCATGGGCTGA
- a CDS encoding helix-turn-helix domain-containing protein has translation MPGPKDLDPSSSPRALLGAELRHAREKAGLSQEELGGRLFVSGSYIGQLEAGTRRMQPEYARMLDEVLGVDFFLRNCRAAAKSEYPEHFAEAAEAEARTVAIREYAPMLIPGLLQTPGYAEAVFIAHQPTAPAGEIDGLVEARMERTKLLDNPTKPSLWVVLDEAALRRTTGGPEVMAEALGHVATMARQRRVIVQVLPFAGGAHTLMGGAVKLMAFDDAPRLVYFEGPGTGRLEDDPATVTRYELAYELLAASALAPRESLALIESVAEDYCHGDQP, from the coding sequence ATGCCGGGACCGAAGGATCTGGACCCGTCGTCGTCGCCACGCGCGCTGCTGGGCGCGGAGTTGCGCCACGCGCGCGAGAAAGCGGGCCTGAGCCAGGAGGAGTTGGGCGGCCGACTGTTCGTCAGCGGCTCGTACATCGGCCAGTTGGAGGCGGGCACGAGGCGGATGCAACCGGAGTACGCGCGGATGCTGGATGAAGTCCTCGGCGTGGACTTCTTCCTGCGCAACTGCCGCGCGGCGGCGAAGTCGGAGTACCCGGAGCACTTCGCGGAGGCGGCGGAGGCGGAGGCCAGGACGGTGGCCATCCGGGAGTACGCGCCCATGCTGATCCCCGGGTTGCTGCAAACACCGGGGTACGCCGAGGCCGTGTTCATCGCACACCAGCCAACGGCACCGGCCGGGGAGATCGACGGCCTCGTAGAAGCACGCATGGAGCGAACGAAGCTCCTCGACAATCCAACAAAGCCGTCGTTGTGGGTCGTGCTTGACGAGGCTGCGTTGCGTCGGACGACGGGCGGACCCGAGGTGATGGCCGAAGCCCTGGGCCACGTCGCCACCATGGCTCGCCAACGGCGGGTGATCGTGCAGGTGTTGCCCTTCGCGGGCGGCGCCCACACCTTGATGGGCGGCGCGGTGAAGCTGATGGCCTTCGACGACGCGCCTCGTCTCGTCTACTTCGAGGGGCCCGGAACCGGCAGGCTGGAAGACGACCCAGCCACAGTCACCCGGTACGAACTCGCCTACGAATTGTTGGCAGCCTCAGCACTCGCTCCGCGAGAATCCCTGGCCCTGATCGAATCGGTGGCGGAGGATTACTGCCATGGAGATCAGCCTTGA
- a CDS encoding DUF397 domain-containing protein, producing the protein MEISLDYDLSAATWHKSSYSDGSGGNCLEIARWQKSSYSDGSGGDCLEVARWRKSTHSGGSGGNCLEVADGHPAVVPVRDSKNPGGPKLVFRASAWVPFVEDLKRRR; encoded by the coding sequence ATGGAGATCAGCCTTGACTACGACCTGAGCGCAGCGACCTGGCACAAGTCGAGCTACAGCGACGGCAGCGGCGGCAACTGCCTGGAAATAGCCCGCTGGCAGAAGTCGAGCTACAGCGACGGCAGCGGTGGCGACTGCCTCGAAGTCGCCCGCTGGCGTAAGTCCACGCACAGTGGCGGCAGCGGCGGCAACTGCCTGGAAGTCGCCGACGGGCACCCCGCCGTCGTCCCCGTGCGCGACTCCAAGAACCCCGGCGGCCCGAAGCTCGTGTTCCGAGCCTCCGCCTGGGTCCCGTTCGTCGAAGACCTGAAGCGGCGGCGCTGA
- a CDS encoding GNAT family N-acetyltransferase: MSEPLPWPVAVPLEGRRLRLEPLRVAHAEEATTFLDDARLHTYIGGTPPTRDELERRYRRQSAGHSPDHAQGWLNWMLRRRADGVLVGTVQATLSRSGGSHHLEAELAWVVGHAHQGNGYAKEGAAVMADWLRTRGAGRLTAHVHPEHRASAAVAAALGMRPTGEPHDGEERWTTPA; encoded by the coding sequence GTGTCCGAACCCCTTCCCTGGCCGGTCGCCGTCCCTCTGGAGGGGCGGCGGCTGCGCCTGGAACCGCTGCGTGTCGCACACGCGGAAGAGGCCACGACGTTTCTCGACGACGCGCGCCTGCACACCTACATCGGCGGCACCCCGCCGACCCGTGACGAACTGGAACGACGCTACCGGCGCCAGTCGGCCGGGCACTCGCCCGACCACGCGCAGGGCTGGCTGAACTGGATGCTGCGGCGGCGCGCCGACGGCGTGCTGGTCGGCACCGTGCAGGCGACGCTGTCCCGGTCCGGCGGCTCCCACCACCTCGAAGCCGAACTCGCCTGGGTCGTCGGCCACGCCCACCAGGGCAACGGCTACGCGAAGGAGGGCGCCGCCGTCATGGCGGACTGGCTGCGCACCCGGGGTGCCGGGCGGCTCACCGCCCACGTGCACCCCGAGCACCGCGCCTCCGCCGCCGTCGCGGCAGCCCTCGGCATGCGGCCGACCGGCGAGCCGCACGACGGCGAGGAACGCTGGACCACCCCCGCGTGA
- a CDS encoding NADH:flavin oxidoreductase, with the protein MTAPASAATSESAARVARILSRPVALNGLTVPNRIAMAPMTRSFSPGGVPGEDVLSYYARRAAAGVGLIVTEGTYVGHASAGISDRIPRFHGEEQLAGWAKVAEAVHAAGGTIVPQLWHVGMVREQGQAPFPDAPAVGPSGLRVGEEEATGRAMTRQDVDDVIGAFADAAAAAERIGFDGVELHGAHGYLLDQFLWAATNRRSDAYGGDPVARTRFVAEIVEAVRARVSPEFPVILRYSQWKTGNYDARLAGTPQELEAILTPLAEAGVDAFHASTRRYWLPEFDGSDLNLAGWSKKLTGRPAITVGSVGLDGDFIGSLFNGEGATVRNIDELLDRLERDEFDLVAVGRALLQDPEWAAKVLAGRFDELAPYDAASAKTLS; encoded by the coding sequence ATGACCGCCCCCGCCTCCGCCGCCACGTCCGAGTCCGCCGCTCGCGTCGCGCGGATCCTCTCCCGGCCCGTCGCCCTGAACGGACTGACCGTCCCCAACCGCATCGCCATGGCGCCGATGACCCGCTCGTTCTCCCCGGGCGGTGTCCCCGGCGAGGACGTGCTCTCGTACTACGCACGCCGGGCCGCCGCGGGCGTCGGGCTGATCGTCACCGAGGGCACCTACGTCGGCCACGCCTCGGCCGGGATCAGCGACCGCATCCCCCGGTTCCACGGCGAGGAGCAGCTCGCGGGCTGGGCGAAGGTCGCCGAGGCGGTGCACGCGGCGGGCGGCACGATCGTGCCGCAGCTCTGGCACGTCGGCATGGTCCGCGAGCAGGGCCAGGCGCCCTTCCCCGACGCTCCCGCCGTCGGCCCCTCCGGTCTGCGTGTCGGCGAGGAGGAGGCCACCGGCCGGGCGATGACCCGACAGGACGTGGACGACGTCATCGGCGCGTTCGCCGACGCGGCCGCCGCCGCGGAGCGCATCGGCTTCGACGGCGTCGAGCTGCACGGCGCCCACGGCTACCTCCTCGACCAGTTCCTCTGGGCCGCCACCAACCGCCGCAGCGACGCCTACGGCGGCGACCCGGTCGCCCGTACGCGGTTCGTGGCGGAGATCGTCGAGGCGGTGCGCGCGCGGGTGTCGCCGGAGTTCCCGGTGATCCTCCGCTACTCGCAGTGGAAGACCGGCAATTACGACGCGCGGCTCGCCGGGACGCCCCAGGAACTGGAGGCGATCCTCACGCCACTCGCCGAGGCCGGGGTGGACGCCTTCCACGCCTCCACCCGGCGCTACTGGCTGCCCGAGTTCGACGGCTCGGACCTCAACCTCGCGGGCTGGTCGAAGAAGCTCACCGGCCGCCCGGCCATCACCGTCGGCTCGGTCGGCCTCGACGGCGACTTCATCGGCTCCCTCTTCAACGGCGAGGGCGCGACCGTCCGGAACATCGACGAACTCCTCGACCGTCTGGAGCGCGACGAGTTCGACCTCGTCGCCGTCGGCCGCGCGCTGCTCCAGGACCCCGAGTGGGCGGCGAAGGTGCTGGCCGGCCGCTTCGACGAACTGGCCCCCTACGACGCGGCCTCGGCGAAGACCCTGAGCTGA